One genomic segment of Myotis daubentonii chromosome 14, mMyoDau2.1, whole genome shotgun sequence includes these proteins:
- the RYBP gene encoding RING1 and YY1-binding protein isoform X3 yields MTMGDKKSPTRKPRINSQLVAQQVAQQYATPPPPKKEKKEKVEKQDKEKPEKDKEISPSVTKKNTNKKTKPKSDILKDPPSEANSIQSANATTKTSESNHTSRPRLKNVDRSTAQQLAVTVGNVTVIITDFKEKTRSSSTSSSTVTSSAGSEQQHQSSSGSESTDKGSSRSSTPKGDLSAVNDESF; encoded by the exons AAAACCTCGAATCAATTCTCAGCTGGTGGCACAGCAGGTGGCACAGCAGTATGCCACCCCACCACCCccgaagaaggagaagaaggagaaagttGAAAAGCAAGACAAAGAGAAACCCGAGAAAGATAAGGAAATTAGTCCCAGTGTCACCAAGAAAAACACcaacaagaaaacaaa ACCAAAGTCCGATATTCTGAAAGACCCTCCTAGTGAAGCAAACAGCATACAGTCCGCCAATGCGACAACCAAGACCAGCGAGTCGAATCACACCTCAAG GCCCCGACTGAAAAATGTGGACAGGAGCACTGCACAGCAGCTGGCAGTGACTGTGGGCAACGTCACCGTCATTATCACAGACTTTAAGGAAAAGACgcgctcctcctccacctcctcctccacagtGACCTCCAGTGCAGGGTCAGAACAGCAGCACCAGAGCAGCTCGGGGTCGGAGAGCACAGACAAGGGCTCTTCCCGCTCCTCCACTCCGAAGGGCGACCTGTCCGCAGTGAACGACGAGTCTTTCTGA
- the RYBP gene encoding RING1 and YY1-binding protein isoform X4, giving the protein MTVGWWNRKPRINSQLVAQQVAQQYATPPPPKKEKKEKVEKQDKEKPEKDKEISPSVTKKNTNKKTKPKSDILKDPPSEANSIQSANATTKTSESNHTSRPRLKNVDRSTAQQLAVTVGNVTVIITDFKEKTRSSSTSSSTVTSSAGSEQQHQSSSGSESTDKGSSRSSTPKGDLSAVNDESF; this is encoded by the exons atgacagtgggatggtggaacag AAAACCTCGAATCAATTCTCAGCTGGTGGCACAGCAGGTGGCACAGCAGTATGCCACCCCACCACCCccgaagaaggagaagaaggagaaagttGAAAAGCAAGACAAAGAGAAACCCGAGAAAGATAAGGAAATTAGTCCCAGTGTCACCAAGAAAAACACcaacaagaaaacaaa ACCAAAGTCCGATATTCTGAAAGACCCTCCTAGTGAAGCAAACAGCATACAGTCCGCCAATGCGACAACCAAGACCAGCGAGTCGAATCACACCTCAAG GCCCCGACTGAAAAATGTGGACAGGAGCACTGCACAGCAGCTGGCAGTGACTGTGGGCAACGTCACCGTCATTATCACAGACTTTAAGGAAAAGACgcgctcctcctccacctcctcctccacagtGACCTCCAGTGCAGGGTCAGAACAGCAGCACCAGAGCAGCTCGGGGTCGGAGAGCACAGACAAGGGCTCTTCCCGCTCCTCCACTCCGAAGGGCGACCTGTCCGCAGTGAACGACGAGTCTTTCTGA